The region CGCCTCAGAGATGATTCTGGTGCCCTATTTCCTTGTCGGCGCCTACCTGCTGAAAATCGCCCGTCGTCCGATGCATCAGGCGATTGCTGTCGGGGCGTGCATTTATGGCCTATGGTTGCTGTATGCCTCAGGCCCGATGCATTTACTGCTTTCCGTGGTGCTGTACGCGCCTGGCGTGTTGTTCTTCCTCTACGCGCGCCGCACCCATGTGGAAAACGTGGCGCTGAAAGGACAGGAGAAAGTGGTCATTGGTCTGTTGCTGGTCGCCGCGTTGCCGGCCACCTGGATGCTGGTGCGCTAATCTCCCTGTCCCCTTAGCTTAAGGAGAGTCATGGTGAAAAAACTGGATAAGCCCATCGTCATCACCGGCGCAGGCCGCCGAATCGGTCTCGCGCTGGCGCACCATTTCCTGGCGCAGCATCATGATGTGATTGTCAGCTACCGCACCCGCTACCCGGCAATCGACGTGCTGGAAGAGGCGGGCGCGGTCTGCATTGAGGCGGATTTCTGCCATGACGAGGGCATTCTCGCCTTTGCGGACGCAGTAAAAGCGCGCACCACCCATATCCGCGCGCTGCTGCACAACGCCAGCGCCTGGCAGGACGAAAGCCCCGGCGTGCCGCCGTCCGAGGTACTGTGCGCCATGTTGCAAATTCATGTACACGCGCCCTATCTCCTGAACTTCGCCCTTGAGCCGCTGCTGCGCGGCCAGGGCCATGCCGCCTGCGATATTATTCACTTTACCGATTACGTCGTGGAGCGCGGCAGCGACAAGCATATCGCCTACGCCGCCAGCAAAGCGGCGCTCGATAACCTCACCCGCTCGTTCGCCCGTAAGCTCGCGCCGGAAGTGAAAGTGAACGCCATCGCGCCATCGCTCATCCTTTTTAATGAGCATGACGATCCGCAATACCGCCAGAAAGCGCTTAACAAGTCGCTGATGAAAATCGCCCCCGGCGAAAAAGAGATTATCGACCTGGTGGATTATCTGCTCACCAGCCGTTACGTCACCGGACACAGCTACCCCGTAAACGGCGGCCGCCCGTTGCGTTAACCTGTTGAGCCACCGTTGCTGGCGCGCCGCGCCCGCCCGGTGTATCCTGGTGTTTTTACCGCAACGCAGAGTGCTATGAGCAAGATCGTTTTTGTTGAAGATGACCCGGAAGTCGGCGAGCTTATTGCCGCCTATCTGGGCCGCCATGATATCGATGTGATTGTCGAAAGCCGCGGCGATCGCGCCGAGGCGGTCATTGAACGCGAGAACCCGGATCTGGTGCTGCTGGATATTATGCTGCCGGG is a window of Cronobacter muytjensii ATCC 51329 DNA encoding:
- the folM gene encoding dihydromonapterin reductase; this translates as MVKKLDKPIVITGAGRRIGLALAHHFLAQHHDVIVSYRTRYPAIDVLEEAGAVCIEADFCHDEGILAFADAVKARTTHIRALLHNASAWQDESPGVPPSEVLCAMLQIHVHAPYLLNFALEPLLRGQGHAACDIIHFTDYVVERGSDKHIAYAASKAALDNLTRSFARKLAPEVKVNAIAPSLILFNEHDDPQYRQKALNKSLMKIAPGEKEIIDLVDYLLTSRYVTGHSYPVNGGRPLR